In one window of Oceanispirochaeta sp. M1 DNA:
- a CDS encoding NADH-quinone oxidoreductase subunit NuoF, with protein MAVKNYILVCGGTACESAKGDDIFKSLLKEAESQGVAEDVQIVKTGCFGFCEKGPIVKVLPEQAFYVEVVPEDAKEIISETIIKGRMVDRILYKPEQGEKGDAFDIDNIEFYQKQYRIVLRNCGLIDPANIDEYIARDGYAAMEKCLFEMKPDDIIEELKISGLRGRGGAGFPTWMKWNFTKQVEDDEKYIVCNADEGDPGAYMDRSTLEGDPHSVLEAMAIAAICVGAKMGAIYIRAEYPLAIERLEVAMQQARDYGLLGTDILGSGFDFDIEVRLGAGAFVCGEETALLASLEGNRGMPIPKPPFPAVKGLYQKPTVINNVETFANIPVIINKGGEWFSSIGTEKSKGTKVFALTGKIKNSGLVEVPMGTTLREIVFDIGGGIRGGKKFKAAQTGGPSGGMITEKNLDLPIDFDSLTSIGSMMGSGGLIVMDEDDCIVDVAKFYLEFSVEESCGKCAPCRIGTKKLYEYLDKITKGKGELDDLQKMKDIGAAMKKAALCGLGQTAPNPILSSIDNFYEEYRQHIEEGKCAAGKCKDLVHYEIIADKCIGCTVCARKCPVNCIEGERKKPHVIDQDKCIKCGACYEGCKFDAIIVS; from the coding sequence ATGGCAGTAAAGAATTATATACTGGTTTGTGGTGGTACCGCCTGTGAATCCGCAAAGGGAGATGATATTTTTAAATCTCTCCTGAAGGAAGCGGAATCTCAGGGTGTCGCCGAAGATGTACAGATCGTAAAAACAGGATGTTTCGGGTTCTGTGAAAAAGGACCAATTGTAAAGGTTCTCCCCGAGCAGGCCTTTTATGTAGAAGTCGTTCCCGAAGATGCTAAAGAGATTATCTCTGAAACCATCATTAAGGGAAGAATGGTTGACCGTATCCTCTATAAACCCGAACAGGGTGAAAAGGGTGATGCCTTTGATATCGACAATATCGAGTTTTATCAGAAACAGTACAGAATCGTACTGAGAAACTGTGGTTTGATAGATCCAGCTAATATTGATGAATATATTGCCCGTGACGGTTATGCCGCCATGGAAAAATGTCTTTTCGAAATGAAGCCCGACGATATTATCGAAGAGCTGAAAATTTCCGGACTCCGTGGACGCGGTGGTGCGGGATTCCCCACCTGGATGAAGTGGAATTTCACCAAACAGGTAGAGGATGATGAGAAGTACATTGTCTGTAATGCTGATGAGGGAGATCCCGGTGCCTATATGGACCGCTCGACTCTTGAAGGTGACCCCCATTCCGTATTGGAAGCCATGGCTATTGCAGCAATCTGTGTAGGCGCTAAAATGGGTGCTATCTATATCAGAGCCGAATATCCTCTTGCAATTGAAAGACTGGAAGTTGCCATGCAGCAGGCCAGAGATTACGGGCTCCTGGGTACAGACATTCTTGGTTCCGGTTTTGATTTCGATATTGAAGTAAGACTGGGAGCTGGTGCTTTCGTATGTGGTGAAGAGACAGCTCTTCTGGCTTCTCTTGAAGGAAACCGCGGTATGCCAATTCCCAAGCCGCCTTTCCCCGCAGTAAAGGGTCTGTATCAGAAACCTACTGTTATCAACAATGTTGAAACCTTTGCCAATATCCCTGTGATTATAAACAAGGGTGGAGAGTGGTTCTCATCAATCGGTACAGAAAAATCCAAGGGTACAAAAGTATTTGCCCTCACCGGTAAAATCAAGAACTCCGGTCTTGTTGAAGTTCCCATGGGAACAACACTCCGTGAAATTGTATTTGATATCGGTGGTGGAATCCGCGGTGGAAAGAAGTTCAAAGCTGCTCAGACCGGTGGTCCTTCCGGCGGTATGATTACAGAGAAGAATCTGGACCTTCCTATCGACTTTGACAGCCTTACATCAATCGGTTCCATGATGGGTTCCGGTGGTCTGATTGTTATGGACGAAGACGACTGTATCGTTGACGTTGCCAAATTTTACCTGGAATTCTCTGTTGAAGAGTCCTGCGGTAAATGTGCTCCCTGTAGAATCGGAACCAAGAAGCTCTATGAGTACCTGGATAAGATTACCAAGGGCAAGGGTGAGTTAGACGATCTTCAGAAGATGAAGGATATCGGAGCCGCAATGAAAAAGGCAGCTCTTTGTGGACTGGGACAGACTGCTCCCAACCCAATCCTCTCTTCAATCGATAATTTCTATGAAGAGTACAGACAGCATATTGAAGAAGGAAAATGTGCTGCCGGTAAGTGTAAGGATCTGGTTCATTACGAAATAATAGCTGACAAATGTATCGGTTGTACCGTTTGTGCAAGAAAGTGTCCCGTTAACTGTATTGAGGGTGAACGAAAGAAACCTCATGTTATTGATCAGGACAAATGTATCAAGTGCGGTGCCTGTTATGAAGGCTGTAAATTCGATGCGATCATCGTATCCTAA
- a CDS encoding NADH-dependent [FeFe] hydrogenase, group A6 — protein METVEIKINGQPYVVEKDTTILKAAKKGGIKIPTLCTHSDLEPWAACGICVVKVEGSPKMVRACATAVVPGQNYITHDPELQKIRKTVVEMTLSNHPQECLTCARNQTCELQQVAAEFGIREIPFPMDVKRLPKDESTASLVFDPTKCIQCGRCAQVCQQLQGVWALEFLHRGHETRIAPAAGALLNESPCIKCGQCSAHCPVGAIYEKDQTAEFCVAVEDESKHVAVQIAPAVRVALGEAFGMAPGSITTGKIYTALRMMGSDVVFDTNFAADLTIMEEGTELVQRITKGTGVLPQITSCCPAWTDYMEKYYPDMIPHFSTAKSPMMMQGAVTKTYYADQAKVKKEDIYSVAIMPCTAKKYEIGRDENMHASGVNDVDLVLTTRELARMIKTAGIDFVNIPDSDADSPIGAYSGAGTIFGVTGGVMEAAVRTAYKLVTDKELDDVNVTAVRGMEGVKKGSVDFDGTEIKVAVAHGMANVKSIMDEIRNANEKGLEPPYHFIEVMACRGGCIAGGGQPYGTEDDIRDKRIAGIYSDDEKSVIRRSHENPEIVKIYKDFLDKPLSHKAHDLLHTTYQERPLYQK, from the coding sequence GTGGAAACTGTAGAAATAAAGATTAATGGTCAGCCCTATGTGGTTGAAAAAGATACAACAATCCTGAAAGCTGCTAAAAAAGGCGGGATTAAGATTCCTACTCTCTGTACACACTCCGACCTGGAGCCCTGGGCAGCCTGTGGTATCTGTGTCGTAAAAGTGGAAGGTTCTCCCAAAATGGTAAGAGCCTGTGCTACTGCTGTTGTTCCCGGTCAGAACTATATTACCCATGACCCTGAACTGCAGAAAATCAGAAAGACAGTAGTCGAAATGACTCTGTCCAACCATCCCCAGGAATGTCTTACCTGTGCCAGAAACCAGACCTGTGAATTACAGCAGGTCGCTGCGGAATTCGGTATCAGGGAAATACCCTTCCCCATGGATGTGAAAAGACTTCCTAAAGATGAATCAACTGCCTCTCTGGTATTTGATCCCACTAAATGTATCCAGTGCGGACGCTGTGCACAGGTTTGTCAGCAGCTGCAGGGTGTCTGGGCTCTGGAATTCCTTCATAGAGGACATGAAACAAGAATCGCCCCTGCGGCCGGTGCTCTACTGAACGAGAGTCCCTGTATCAAGTGTGGTCAGTGCTCTGCTCACTGTCCTGTAGGTGCCATCTATGAAAAAGATCAGACAGCTGAATTCTGTGTAGCCGTAGAAGATGAGAGTAAACATGTAGCAGTACAGATTGCTCCCGCCGTCCGTGTAGCCCTGGGTGAAGCCTTCGGCATGGCACCCGGTTCCATAACAACAGGTAAGATCTACACTGCTCTCAGAATGATGGGAAGCGATGTTGTTTTTGATACCAACTTTGCTGCAGACCTTACCATTATGGAAGAGGGTACAGAGCTGGTTCAGAGAATCACCAAGGGTACAGGCGTTCTGCCGCAGATCACTTCCTGCTGTCCCGCGTGGACAGATTATATGGAAAAATATTATCCCGATATGATTCCTCATTTCTCTACTGCAAAGTCTCCCATGATGATGCAGGGAGCTGTAACAAAGACATACTATGCAGATCAGGCCAAGGTTAAGAAAGAAGATATTTATTCTGTAGCCATCATGCCCTGTACTGCTAAAAAGTATGAAATTGGAAGAGATGAGAATATGCATGCCTCCGGTGTAAATGATGTGGATCTGGTTCTTACAACAAGAGAGCTGGCCCGTATGATTAAAACAGCGGGTATCGACTTTGTTAACATCCCCGACTCTGATGCAGACAGTCCCATCGGTGCCTATTCCGGTGCCGGTACCATCTTCGGTGTAACCGGTGGTGTTATGGAAGCTGCTGTCAGAACTGCATACAAGCTGGTTACTGATAAAGAGCTTGATGATGTCAACGTCACTGCTGTACGTGGTATGGAAGGTGTCAAAAAAGGTTCTGTAGACTTTGATGGTACTGAAATCAAGGTTGCTGTTGCACACGGAATGGCCAATGTTAAATCTATTATGGATGAAATACGTAATGCCAATGAGAAAGGTCTTGAGCCTCCTTATCACTTTATCGAAGTAATGGCCTGCCGCGGTGGTTGTATCGCCGGTGGTGGTCAGCCCTACGGTACGGAAGATGACATACGTGATAAGAGAATCGCCGGTATCTATTCGGATGATGAAAAATCAGTTATCAGAAGATCCCACGAAAATCCTGAGATCGTTAAGATCTACAAGGACTTCCTGGATAAACCCCTGAGTCATAAGGCTCATGATCTTCTCCATACGACATACCAGGAAAGACCTCTTTACCAGAAATAA
- a CDS encoding HAMP domain-containing sensor histidine kinase, with protein sequence MKEVKQISLQVRLVYSFILVALISILLVGSLILVISLRIFNNREAEHLSSIAVETSRELESFFQDGGSLRDLNYALSRYGLRNNVALRLEYPDGKLAGESYALTDNPDLNLSSTSALPLLPVVRKDLDFYPLEGFHLTVLRFDEYFFHPISLLLEGILTAAVAAVVAAIFLGRFIGRRMARPIIRLSGVAASIRDQDWEVVLPEPNSRELSELTESLDSMRQQLSFSFHTLEGERDIMRRFLQDASHQLRTPVTALKTFLELLESDLPAMAERRTELLDDSRQQVEKLSRIIQDLMELTRIETERSHHSRKICSMKDLCRKAWTGLNGKGGKNKLFLDLSGPTGMVLADPHRLEMALSNILENAVKWSPVEGRISARITIINHRVGIRISDQGPGIPEEDRVRIFERFYQSSSLKGGSGLGLAVVKRIIEDAGGSVSAGNNENRGAWFILVLPEAMEAQ encoded by the coding sequence ATGAAAGAAGTGAAGCAGATTTCTCTGCAGGTCCGCCTTGTTTACAGTTTTATACTGGTTGCTCTGATTTCGATACTCCTGGTCGGGTCCCTTATCCTCGTCATCTCACTCCGTATTTTTAATAATAGAGAAGCCGAACACCTCAGCAGTATTGCCGTTGAAACCTCCAGAGAACTGGAGAGCTTTTTTCAGGACGGAGGAAGCCTGAGAGATCTGAATTATGCCCTCAGCCGTTATGGTCTGAGGAATAATGTTGCACTGCGTCTGGAATACCCCGATGGAAAGCTGGCGGGAGAGTCCTACGCTTTAACAGACAATCCCGATCTGAATTTGAGTTCTACTTCCGCACTGCCTCTGCTGCCGGTTGTCAGGAAAGATCTGGATTTTTATCCCCTAGAGGGCTTCCACCTGACGGTTCTCCGTTTTGATGAGTATTTTTTTCACCCCATATCACTTCTTCTTGAAGGAATCCTTACGGCAGCCGTTGCGGCTGTTGTGGCAGCAATTTTTCTTGGACGTTTCATCGGACGAAGGATGGCTCGGCCCATTATCCGGCTTTCAGGGGTCGCTGCTTCTATTAGAGATCAGGACTGGGAGGTGGTACTTCCCGAACCGAACAGCAGAGAGCTTTCTGAGCTTACAGAGAGCCTGGACAGTATGAGGCAGCAGCTGTCTTTTAGTTTTCATACCCTGGAGGGGGAACGGGATATTATGAGACGTTTTCTTCAGGATGCATCTCATCAGCTGCGGACTCCTGTGACGGCACTGAAAACATTTCTTGAACTGCTGGAGAGTGATCTTCCCGCAATGGCAGAGAGAAGAACAGAACTTCTTGACGACAGCCGGCAGCAGGTTGAGAAACTATCCAGAATCATACAGGATCTTATGGAGCTGACCCGTATTGAGACCGAACGGTCCCATCACAGCCGTAAAATCTGTTCTATGAAAGATTTATGCAGGAAGGCATGGACGGGGCTCAATGGAAAAGGCGGGAAGAACAAACTCTTCCTGGACCTCTCGGGACCGACGGGCATGGTCCTGGCCGATCCTCACCGACTTGAGATGGCTCTATCCAATATTCTTGAAAATGCAGTAAAATGGTCTCCTGTGGAAGGGCGGATTTCAGCAAGGATTACTATAATCAACCACCGAGTCGGAATCCGAATTTCCGATCAGGGGCCCGGGATACCGGAGGAAGACAGAGTACGAATCTTTGAGCGTTTTTATCAGTCTTCTTCTTTGAAGGGCGGTTCCGGACTGGGACTTGCCGTCGTTAAAAGAATAATCGAAGATGCCGGAGGCTCAGTGAGTGCCGGTAATAATGAGAATAGGGGAGCCTGGTTTATTCTGGTTCTGCCCGAAGCAATGGAGGCTCAGTAA
- a CDS encoding nitroreductase family protein produces the protein MDNQPSLLEQFQSRRSVRYFSHREVNLQDIRDCIAIAGTAPSGANCQPWTFALVTSKSIKRKIRIAAEKVESRFYENENTKNWREDLSDLRTGVEKSFLEDAPCLIVLFLQKYGRGTNGRKINHYYPAESLGMATGFLISALHLKGFSTLPYTPAPINFVQDILDRPDNERPYVILPVGYPSDDWKAPELKRKDLDKILVEYSGD, from the coding sequence ATGGATAATCAGCCCTCTCTACTGGAACAGTTTCAGTCCAGACGTTCTGTCAGATACTTTTCTCACCGTGAGGTTAATCTGCAGGATATCAGGGACTGTATCGCCATTGCGGGAACAGCGCCCAGCGGTGCTAATTGCCAGCCATGGACTTTTGCACTTGTCACATCTAAATCCATAAAAAGAAAAATCCGGATAGCCGCCGAAAAGGTTGAGAGCCGTTTTTATGAAAATGAAAATACCAAAAACTGGAGAGAAGATCTCTCTGATTTAAGAACGGGTGTTGAGAAATCCTTTCTGGAAGATGCTCCCTGTCTTATAGTCCTTTTTCTTCAGAAATACGGGAGAGGAACAAACGGAAGGAAAATCAATCATTACTATCCGGCAGAGTCTCTGGGAATGGCTACGGGTTTTCTGATTTCGGCCCTTCATCTTAAGGGCTTCAGTACGCTTCCCTATACTCCTGCACCTATAAATTTTGTACAGGATATTCTGGATAGACCTGATAATGAGAGACCCTATGTTATTCTGCCTGTAGGTTATCCATCGGATGACTGGAAGGCACCTGAACTTAAAAGAAAAGACCTTGATAAGATCCTTGTTGAATACAGCGGGGACTGA
- a CDS encoding cytochrome c biogenesis CcdA family protein, whose protein sequence is MNHSGKIIAILCLLTVFTSPLFSELRFEPEHLTLPAETGSEFEEGVIVINDDSRALQIDLIPSGEEWSVVPSAIQLEAYGRGEFTVRGRVLHPDVAMPVLMLSERDDVPYMYSILPLSSGSDSTVVLDRTDLDEGSFIDPFYFFYSPGCEICELFYSNDLPALEDELDLVLRPDKRNIYESDNFELLEALAYERGETVVDFPILIAGSRMFSGEEELRGEFPTVLREDPAAFKPVEMNDGSKEDAVLPGLRWLPVFLAGLLDGINPCAFTSLIFLISYLRLLKKKGSEILKIGGSFTLAVFLTYFLIGLGAFRFIRMAGSFTLLSSLIQYVMGGALLILAVLTMIDYLRFRQGRASESILQLSAGTKKRIHKVVRTSSRSSLVYISSFAAGFLISVYELGCTGQIYLPMLVYMVKQENWTALGPLFLYNIAFILPLILVFFLFYRGSDSDKILDFFQKRMGFIKLASAVLFLSMGLFVLFF, encoded by the coding sequence TTGAACCATTCCGGAAAAATAATAGCCATCCTCTGTCTGTTGACGGTTTTCACATCTCCTCTTTTTTCTGAACTCCGCTTCGAACCGGAGCATCTTACTCTTCCCGCAGAAACCGGGTCCGAATTTGAAGAGGGAGTCATTGTTATCAATGATGACAGCAGGGCTCTGCAGATTGATTTGATTCCCTCTGGAGAGGAGTGGAGTGTAGTCCCATCTGCGATTCAATTGGAAGCGTATGGACGAGGAGAGTTTACAGTCCGTGGAAGAGTGTTGCATCCAGATGTAGCAATGCCTGTTCTGATGCTCTCTGAGAGGGATGACGTTCCTTATATGTATTCCATTCTACCTTTATCTTCAGGCTCAGACAGTACAGTTGTTCTTGATAGAACCGATCTGGATGAAGGCAGCTTTATTGACCCCTTTTATTTTTTCTACTCTCCGGGATGTGAAATCTGTGAGTTGTTTTATTCCAATGATCTTCCGGCCCTTGAGGATGAGCTTGATCTTGTTCTGCGGCCGGATAAGAGAAATATTTACGAATCTGATAATTTCGAATTACTGGAGGCTCTTGCCTATGAGAGGGGAGAAACTGTTGTTGATTTTCCCATCCTTATTGCCGGCAGCAGGATGTTCAGCGGAGAGGAAGAGCTCCGGGGGGAATTTCCCACAGTTTTAAGAGAAGATCCGGCTGCTTTTAAGCCTGTCGAAATGAACGACGGATCGAAGGAGGACGCTGTTTTGCCCGGTTTGCGCTGGCTTCCGGTTTTTCTGGCTGGACTTCTGGACGGGATAAATCCCTGTGCCTTCACCTCTCTTATTTTTCTGATCTCCTACCTTCGTCTACTGAAGAAAAAGGGATCTGAAATTCTTAAGATCGGTGGGAGCTTCACTCTTGCTGTATTTCTAACCTATTTCCTTATCGGACTGGGAGCTTTTCGTTTTATCAGGATGGCCGGTTCATTCACTCTACTCTCTTCGCTCATCCAATATGTTATGGGCGGAGCCCTTCTGATTCTGGCAGTTCTGACAATGATTGATTACCTGCGTTTTAGACAGGGGCGTGCTTCAGAGTCGATTCTGCAGCTCTCTGCGGGAACAAAGAAACGGATACATAAGGTAGTAAGAACAAGCAGTCGGTCTTCCCTTGTCTATATCAGCAGCTTTGCAGCAGGTTTTCTTATCTCTGTTTATGAGCTGGGTTGTACGGGGCAAATTTATCTCCCCATGCTGGTATATATGGTCAAGCAGGAAAATTGGACAGCTCTGGGGCCTCTGTTTCTTTATAACATAGCTTTCATACTACCCCTGATTCTGGTTTTTTTCCTGTTCTACAGAGGAAGTGATTCCGATAAAATTTTAGATTTTTTTCAGAAAAGGATGGGTTTTATTAAACTGGCCAGTGCGGTTCTCTTTCTGAGTATGGGGCTTTTTGTTCTATTTTTCTGA
- a CDS encoding TetR/AcrR family transcriptional regulator, translating into MSQKEKDSSADKIMQAALDVIAREKISGVRMRHISEEAGMSQGILHYYFHTKKELLSKLLDYILHQFKKERDIDFAKSDGTPIGKIHAFFEEKKRSIKNRKLEYIQFDFWVQGTSDPELKEKIQKSYLNWRYNLYEVIQEGVDAKDFTASRAEGVPSMIVSLLMGAAVQYLIDESAFKLDQYMVQAEEMVLNYLRGN; encoded by the coding sequence ATGAGCCAAAAAGAGAAAGACAGCAGTGCAGATAAAATCATGCAAGCAGCATTGGATGTTATTGCCAGGGAGAAAATCAGCGGTGTTCGGATGAGGCATATCTCGGAAGAAGCCGGTATGAGTCAGGGAATCCTTCATTATTATTTTCATACAAAGAAGGAGCTCCTCTCCAAACTACTTGATTATATTCTTCATCAGTTCAAGAAAGAAAGAGACATTGATTTTGCAAAATCCGACGGTACACCTATTGGGAAGATCCATGCTTTTTTTGAAGAAAAGAAGCGTTCAATAAAGAATAGAAAGCTTGAATATATTCAGTTTGATTTTTGGGTACAGGGAACTTCAGACCCCGAATTGAAGGAAAAAATTCAAAAATCATACCTGAACTGGCGATATAATCTATATGAGGTAATTCAGGAAGGTGTTGATGCGAAGGATTTTACTGCCTCCAGGGCAGAGGGTGTTCCTTCAATGATTGTATCCCTTCTAATGGGGGCTGCCGTTCAGTATCTAATTGATGAGTCGGCCTTCAAACTGGATCAGTATATGGTTCAGGCGGAAGAAATGGTTCTGAATTATCTGCGGGGAAACTAA
- a CDS encoding methyltransferase codes for MSGNNEEWMMDAFSKDNIRAVDAKFEAQKIAFGPFAFEAARCMINFGILDEIFKAGDDGISKVDLLETLSLESYTFDVLIEMGLSMNVIKIVKDSDPTLYYLGKTGFFLIHDDMTRANMDFMHHVCYEGNFFLEEALQKGAPSGLKVFGDWPTVYEGLSSLPDDAKESWFRFDHYYSDTAFPSALKHVFQKQYKHLLDIGGNTAKWSFACMNYDPQVKVTIVDLPGQAAVALKRIADAGFSERISIHEADILKENTTLPQGCDAVWMSQFLDCFSLEQVTGILDKVHNAIDDNCDVFVMEPLWDKQRFPAASYSLHATSLYFTSIANGNSKMYGFDELVLAIEKAGFKLADADHRIGPNDYSILKFRKSGI; via the coding sequence TTGTCAGGTAATAATGAAGAATGGATGATGGATGCTTTTAGTAAAGACAACATCCGGGCTGTAGATGCAAAGTTCGAAGCACAGAAGATTGCGTTTGGTCCTTTTGCTTTTGAAGCAGCAAGGTGCATGATAAATTTTGGTATTCTTGATGAGATTTTTAAAGCCGGAGATGACGGTATCTCCAAGGTGGATCTGTTGGAAACTCTCTCTCTTGAATCATATACATTTGATGTACTTATTGAGATGGGTTTAAGCATGAATGTTATTAAGATAGTCAAAGACAGTGATCCCACTCTTTACTATCTGGGTAAAACAGGATTTTTTCTGATCCATGATGATATGACCAGGGCTAATATGGATTTTATGCACCATGTCTGTTATGAGGGGAATTTCTTTCTGGAAGAAGCCCTGCAGAAGGGGGCTCCATCAGGTCTGAAAGTTTTCGGAGACTGGCCTACTGTTTATGAAGGTCTCTCATCACTTCCGGATGATGCTAAAGAGAGCTGGTTCCGCTTTGATCACTACTACTCCGACACTGCCTTCCCATCGGCCCTGAAACATGTTTTTCAAAAACAATATAAGCATCTTCTTGATATTGGAGGAAATACTGCAAAGTGGTCTTTTGCCTGTATGAACTATGATCCTCAGGTCAAGGTCACAATCGTTGATCTCCCGGGACAGGCCGCTGTAGCTCTGAAAAGAATAGCTGATGCCGGATTCTCTGAAAGAATTTCTATACATGAGGCCGATATTTTAAAAGAGAATACGACTCTGCCCCAGGGCTGTGATGCTGTATGGATGAGTCAGTTTCTTGACTGTTTCTCTCTGGAACAGGTCACAGGTATCCTGGATAAAGTGCATAACGCTATAGATGATAATTGTGATGTTTTTGTTATGGAACCTCTTTGGGATAAGCAGCGTTTTCCTGCTGCTTCATACTCACTGCATGCTACAAGTCTCTATTTTACATCCATTGCAAATGGCAACAGTAAAATGTACGGCTTTGATGAGCTTGTCCTGGCTATTGAAAAAGCAGGGTTTAAATTAGCAGATGCTGACCATCGTATCGGACCTAATGATTACTCCATACTGAAATTCAGAAAGTCCGGCATCTAG
- a CDS encoding beta-ketoacyl synthase chain length factor, whose protein sequence is MSLLEIHDWHAWAPGMDSSEKWLDWAESSTTSELGDVPESAATVPSLSHLPPISRRRLSQLSKMVLEVGHQVLQDKGSMKLIFCSRFGEIVQQNKITKRLIEEGDVRPASFSLSVFNTPVSLLSIHENIKESISVLLSGDHCLMSGFASLIAQLKKKPEEPCLIVFADEALPEEYRELTYLNGKAYAFAFIVSLVQESSTGLSFSFTSSGDSGDSGIEPDHPLDFLRWYLRKAENNFFIRQDCISLKLSSRCCGHSS, encoded by the coding sequence ATGTCTTTACTCGAAATTCACGACTGGCATGCATGGGCTCCAGGGATGGACAGTTCTGAGAAATGGCTGGATTGGGCAGAAAGCTCCACTACATCAGAGTTGGGGGATGTTCCGGAGTCGGCAGCGACAGTTCCGTCTCTTTCCCATCTTCCACCGATCTCCAGACGAAGACTTAGTCAGTTGAGTAAGATGGTTCTGGAGGTAGGACATCAGGTTCTTCAGGACAAAGGGTCAATGAAGCTTATATTCTGCAGCCGTTTCGGAGAAATAGTTCAGCAGAATAAAATAACGAAGCGTCTGATTGAAGAGGGCGATGTCAGGCCAGCATCTTTCAGTCTGTCAGTATTCAATACACCTGTCTCTCTATTATCAATTCATGAGAACATCAAGGAGAGTATTTCTGTGCTGCTTTCAGGGGATCATTGTTTGATGAGCGGATTTGCATCCCTTATTGCCCAGTTGAAAAAAAAACCGGAAGAGCCCTGTTTAATAGTATTTGCAGATGAGGCACTTCCTGAAGAGTATCGGGAATTGACATATTTGAATGGGAAGGCCTATGCATTTGCCTTTATTGTTTCCCTTGTACAAGAGTCTTCTACGGGGCTCTCCTTCTCTTTCACTTCTTCCGGCGATTCCGGTGATTCCGGTATTGAACCGGATCATCCCCTGGATTTTCTCCGCTGGTATCTCAGGAAGGCTGAGAATAATTTTTTTATTCGGCAGGATTGTATCAGCTTAAAACTATCAAGCCGGTGTTGTGGTCATTCTTCTTGA
- a CDS encoding 1-acyl-sn-glycerol-3-phosphate acyltransferase, translating into MLCFVLFGLGGIILTFLVFPPILLFFRNQEKQERVLRKIIQLSFASFTKLMVITGVLNIHLHGVEELRTAESKIICANHPTLLDVVFLIGNVKNANCIVKSELWKNPFVKGVISRIYIPNSLGSEEMLKECGLSLEKGHNIILFPESSRTIKGKPVKFHRSASHLALATGYDILPVHIDVVWPSGLGKEDKLLSSPDNGIIDFVLSVREVLTISKYEKMERPIAARQLTNELLFVIFARESL; encoded by the coding sequence ATGCTCTGTTTCGTTCTGTTCGGTCTGGGCGGGATTATACTGACCTTTCTGGTTTTCCCTCCAATATTGCTTTTTTTCAGGAATCAGGAAAAACAGGAGAGGGTGCTGCGAAAGATCATTCAACTCTCTTTTGCTTCTTTTACCAAGCTTATGGTTATTACCGGGGTTCTCAATATCCATCTTCATGGGGTTGAAGAGTTGAGAACCGCAGAGAGTAAGATTATCTGTGCCAATCATCCAACCCTTTTAGATGTAGTTTTTTTGATTGGCAATGTAAAAAATGCCAATTGCATTGTGAAATCAGAGCTCTGGAAAAATCCTTTTGTAAAGGGAGTTATCTCAAGGATATACATCCCCAATTCACTGGGTTCTGAAGAGATGTTGAAAGAGTGCGGTCTGTCTCTGGAAAAGGGACATAATATAATACTCTTTCCTGAGTCCTCCAGAACCATTAAGGGCAAACCAGTCAAGTTTCATAGAAGCGCATCACATCTTGCCCTGGCCACGGGGTATGATATTCTGCCGGTTCATATAGATGTGGTCTGGCCGTCCGGCCTAGGGAAAGAGGATAAATTGCTATCTTCACCTGATAATGGTATTATCGATTTTGTTCTCTCAGTCAGAGAGGTTCTGACTATATCTAAATATGAAAAAATGGAGCGGCCAATTGCTGCACGGCAATTGACTAATGAACTCTTGTTTGTTATTTTCGCCCGGGAGTCACTGTGA
- a CDS encoding phosphopantetheine-binding protein, whose protein sequence is MKELEIELKKLLIDVLDLEDFSVEDIASDQQLFGGDLGLDSIDALELGIAIKKKYDVSLSAEDEDNKKYFYSIHTLAEFITEKRK, encoded by the coding sequence GTGAAAGAATTGGAAATTGAATTAAAAAAACTACTGATTGATGTATTGGATCTGGAAGATTTTTCTGTAGAGGATATTGCTTCTGATCAACAGCTTTTTGGAGGAGATCTGGGCCTGGATTCTATTGATGCCCTTGAACTCGGAATTGCAATTAAGAAAAAATATGACGTTTCTTTGTCTGCTGAAGATGAGGACAACAAGAAATATTTTTATTCAATACATACATTAGCTGAATTCATCACAGAAAAAAGGAAATAA